In Acidisarcina polymorpha, the DNA window ACTCATGCATCGTGGAGAACGAACGAGCATCCGCAGAGGAAGAATCGACGTTGCAGACTCTCGCTCATTCGCTGATTGCTCGCCACCGGTTGGATGGAATACTGCTCGCCGGAACGGATCTATCGTTCGTCTTCACTCCTGAAAGGACGTCTTTCTCTCATATCGACGGCGCGCGAGTTCACATTGACGCTATTCATAAATCCCTGATAGCGTATCCCGTCCCGTAGCGTTCTGACAAGGAAGAAGGCATCGATAACGATGGCAAATAGACTGTTTCCCCCAGATTTGGGCTCGTCTCCGTGACCTGACCCCCTGAATTCGTCCAGTTCGGAATACGATTTGGACGAAGGAAAGGGGAAGTGCGATGAGCAAGAGTCGTCATACGGAGGCGCAGATCATCACCGCGCTGAAGCAGGTTGAGGCGGGGCGCACCGCCGAGGATGTTGCGCGGGAACAAGGTGTGAGTAAGCACACGATCTATGCCTGGAAGGCCAAGTACGGGGGCATGGAGGTGAGCGAGGCGGAAGAGGTCAAGCACCTGCGCGATGAGAACTCGCGGTTGAAGAAGCTGGTCGCCGATCTCAGCCTCGACAAGGACATGCTGCAATCGGTGATAAGAAAAAACTCCCTGGGCTCGTAGAACGAAGGGCAGAAGTGAGGCGCTTGCTGGCAGAGTTCAAGGCCAGCGAGCGCCAGGTCTGCGAGCTGATGGCGGTGCCGAGATCGAGTGGCCGTTATCGAAGCCAGAGAGATGACAGCCCGCTTCAGGAACGGCTGCGGGAACTGGCGCGGGAGCATCCGCGCTTTGGCTACCGGCGTCTGCATTTGTACTTGCATGAGGAGATGGGCGTGAACCACAAGAAGGTGCAGCGCGTGTATCGCGAGCTGGGTCTTACCGTGAAGCGGACACGGCGCAAGCATCTGCGGCGGACGCTTCAGCCACGGCCCGTGCTGACGGTGCCCAACCAGGAGTGGGCTCTGGACTTTGCCAGCGACGTTACGGCGGCGGGCCAGCGCATCCGCGTCTTGGGTGTCCTCGACAGCTTCACCCGGCAGTGTCTGGCGTTGGAGGTCGCTACCAGCTTCCCCAGCCGGCGCGTCACCCGCGTGCTCGAACGGGCGATCGCGGCATACGGAAAGCCGCAATCGATTCGCAGTGACAATGGACCCGAACTAACCTCTCGCCACTACCTGGCGTGGGCCATCGAATGGAAGATCGATCTGCTGCACATCCAGCCGGGCAAGCCGACGCAGAACGGAGCCATGGAGAGCTTCAACGGAAAGCTGCGCGACGAATGCCTCAACACAAGCTGGTTCTGGAACCTGTTCGATGCCAGGAGGAAGATCACGGCTTGGAGGACGGAATATAACTCGCGCCGCCCCCACAGCTCGCTTGGCTACAGAACGCCGGACGAGTTCGCGCGGCAGTGGCAGGCTGCTTCGCTTTCAGAAGCAAAGAGTATGGCTGTGGACCAGCCGTATCAAGGCGACCCTGACGGGCTCCGCTTCGCTCCGGCCCTGACACGGCTGCTCCACAGCCAAGAGATCTCTACCTAAGAAAGAAAAGCAGAAAAATGTGAGTTATGATTTCGTACACCAAACTGGACGAAGAATGGGGGCAGGTCATCCGGCCTCGGCGTTGGCGCGGAAGTTTTCAACTGCAGAAGTTTGGTCAAGGCGCTCCCTGCAGATGCGTTTCGTCTATCGCTGTTAATCACAGGTGTCGTCTGAACTCGGAAGGCGAGAGGCCGAAAGTTCCCGTGAAAGAATGACGGAATCGCGGCCACCGCCGGCGGGAATTACAGTGGTTCGACAGCGTGCGAGAGCGTTAGGGAAGAATTCTGGTTCAGGCTCTTACTCTGCTGAGGGCTTCCGGAAGAGCGCCCACTCTTGCTGTTCGTAGAACCCACAGCTCTCATAGAAGGTGCGTGCGGTATTGCTGCGTACGACGTACACATCCGTACGTCGACCGGGGAAGGCATGTGCGGCCTGTTGAAGAAGTTGGCGCCCAACCCCGCGAGATCTCGCGTGCTCTTCCACCCAGAGGTCTCCTATGTGAAGTGTGGGCCCTCCGGCCCAGCTCGAGAATGTCTCGAAGAAGAGGACGAAGCCAACCAATGCCGTGGTGCCTTCTGCCACGAGGACATGCGCGGCCGGCGAATCGCCAAACACATACCGTTGCAGAGATGACTCTGTAAGGGGCGGCGGTGTTGCCGCTCCTTCATAGCGTGCCAGTCGTTGCAGCATGGAGATGATCTCAGGGCCGTCGTTCAAAACGGCTGGCCGAATGTGAATGGATGCCCCGCTCACTCCGTCACCAGTTCAAAACCTTCATCCACCCAGCCAAGCGCGCCGCCGATCATCTCCTTCACCGAGCGGTTCAATGTTGCAAGCCGCAGTGCCGCCTTGTTCGCACCATTGCAGTGTGGGCCGGCGCAGTAAACCACGAAGACAGTATCAGAGATGAACTCACTGAGACGGGCTTCGGTCAGGTTCAGCGTGGGAATGTTGATGGCGCCTGGGAGATGCCCCTTGGCGAAGCTTTGTGCGTTCCGTACGTCCAGCAGCACAAAGTCGACAGTTCCGCTATGCTGCGCTGCATACACATCGGCGCAATCCGTTTCAAACGTCAGCCTGTTGCGGAAGTGTTCCAGTGCTTTGTCTGAGGCAGCAGGTGCTACGTCGCGAATACGGCTGCTTTCTTTGGGCTTGAAGATCGAAGGCGTGTTCATCGTTGTCATCGGTTCCTTTCCATCGGTATACCTAGCATCGGGCATGGTGTCTCGCTTTCACCAGTGGCAAAATAGACTACAAGCACGAAGATTCTGCCAGATTCAATCGAAGGACAACGATGCCGCTCAACAAGGACACTAAAGTCGCCACCGTTGTATACGACGGTCTCTGCACATTTGAATTCGGTGTTGCCGTGGAAGCGTTTGGTCTGCCGCGACCGGAGCTTGATGGCTGGTACGATTTTTCCGTAATGGCTTGTGAACCGGGACCAATCCGGGCTGTTGGTGGCATCGTTGTCGTACCCCAATACCACACGTTGAAGAAGCTTAAAGCCGCGAACATGATTGTGATTCCCGGCTGGCGCAACTTCAGTGAGAAGCCGCCTCAAGCTCTTCTCAATGCTCTGCGGAAAGCGTCCCAGCGAGGAGTCCGCATCGTTTCGCTATGCTCTGGCGTGTTTGTTCTTGCCGCTGCCGGCCTGTTGGACGGACGCAGCGCAACGACGCACTGGAAGTACGCAGAAAAGCTGCAGCGCGACTATCCTATGATCCACGTGAAACCGCATATCCTCTACATTGAAGACCGCGGTGTGTTCACATCAGCGGGCAGTGCTGCGGCAATCGATCTATGTCTCCACATCAGTCGGCGAGACCACGGCACGAAGATCGGCAATGCCGTGGCGCGACGACTCGTTGTACAGCCACACCGTGAGGGCGGACAGAAACAGTTCATCGACAGTCCCATGGGCGACGAAGACAGTCCGTGGTTTGCGGAACTTCTGGTCTGGGTACACAAACGAATCAAACGCAACATTGCTGTGAACGAGATGGCTGCAAAACTTAATATGAGTCCCCGAACATTCGCACGAAAGTTCGAATCTGCAGTTGGTGAAAGCCCCGGCCGCTGGATTCTATCTGTACGCATCCGTAGGGCGAAAGACCTACTGGAAACAACACAACTTTCTCTGGAGGAGGTCGCGCATCGCTGTGGGTTCAGTGATGCCGCTTTGATGCGACACCATTTTGTCCGTCGTGTGGGAACAACACCCAGCACCTATCGGCGAGACTTCAATACAAAGTTGAAGGCACCTGGGCTCCATAAGGAATAGAGTCACTTAACTGAAGCACATCCCACACCGTTACAAATAAGCTCGTCTTCTAGCGTTGCAAAGTCCGCGGGTGAACCTCTCGGCGATACCTGCCCGGTGTGACACCGGTGGTTCTGGTGAATAGTCTCCCGAACGAAGCGACATCACGATACCCGACACGGATACAAATTTCGGAGACGCCGAGTGATGTTGACTCAAGCAGCGTTTTGGCTGTGTTCAATCTCTGCTCCTGAATCCATTTCCCCGGTGAGGTCTGCAATTCCTCGATGAATCTTCGAGAGAGCGTCCTGGGTGAGGTCTTCAACCCATTCGCTAGAAACGCTATGTCCACTTTAGAGAGATTCCCCTTCACGACTCGGCGAAGCTGCTTCTCGAACGATGTTGACTCTTCCAGCCCGGCTATCTCATAAGGGTTTTGAGATGTTCGCGCGGGCGGAAGGACCATCAACTTTCTGACTTGTCCTTCCTCTTTCGCAAATCCCAGGTCGATCAGGAGCTTGCTGATTAGCTCCAGCCCGGCGAATGCTGCGCCCGTTGTGTAGATCCTTCCATCCTTCAGGATGATTTGCGCCGCATCCCACCTGACCCTTGGAAAACGATCACGCACTTCCTTCTTGAGCCACCAGGAGATCGTAGCTTTCTTCCCATCGAGCAATCCCAAGTTAGCGAGAATGTACGAAGCCCCGCACGTTGCGGCGATGATAGCCTTCTGTCTCTGGGCGAGCAACACCAGACTCTTCGCCTCTTCAGTCTGTCGTTCCAGAGCGCAGATCGCCTCAGTGGCGTTTGTCCCGACGCCTGTCAGCAGCACCAAAACATCCATTTGGCGCGTCGGACGCGGCTTGGTTGGATAGGTGATTCCGGACATGGAGCGGGCCAACCGAGCCTTTGACACGAACTCGAAAGTGAACACGTCCTCTCCGCGAACCTGGTTCACCGCCTGTAGGGTTTCGACCAGCGTTGACGCGATGGCGGAATAGAAGGCTGCCGGAAGATATAGAACGACATGCATGTGGCAAGTGTGGCATAAAAATCGTCAATCCTGCCACTGGCGAATCGATAGCTCTGTACCTAAGCTCAGAACAACGCCGCCAAACGCGGCCAACGATAGCTTGTTATGGAGCGTGAAGCGTGAAGGCATGGGTATTGGAAGGTATTGGTCTCGACAATCTGAAGATGACTGATGTTCCTGTGCAGGACCCACGAGATCATGAGGTCCTGATTCGTGTTGCTGCAGTTTCGCTGAACTTCCGAGACAAGTTGCTCGTGGAAGGACTCTATAACCCCAACCTGCAGTTTCCCATGATCCAGGTTGCCGACACCGTCGGGCGGGTCATACAAACGGGAGCGAGCGTCTCGCGCTTCAAAGTTGGCGACCGCGTCATCACGAACTACGCGACGAGATGGATCGATGGCTCTCCGAATGTGGATGAAGTGGTGCACACACTCGGCAACACAATTCCTGGCGGCTTGGCGGAATATCTGACCCTAAATGAAGCCGTTTTGGTTCTCGCTCCCGACTATCTAACAGACGAAGAAGCATCGACGCTCCCCGTTGGGGCCCTCACCGCCTGGAACGCACTGGTCGGGAAAGGAGGTCTTCAGAAGGGGCAGACCGTCCTGGTTCAGGGCACGGGTGGGGTTTCTATCTTCGGATTGCAATTTGCGGTCTCAATGGGCGCGACAGTCTTCGTGACATCCAGTAGTGATGACAAGCTGGAACGCGTCAAGGCGCTGGGCGCGCACGAGGGAATAAATTATGTCCGGACCCCTGCATGGCACACGGAGGCACTCCGCGTGACGGAGGGACGTGGTCTCGACCACATTCTTGAAGTTGCCGGAGGAAAGAGCCTAGGGCAGTCTTTGGAGGCGATCAAGCCCGCGGGAAACATTGCGGTGATCGGCATTCTTGACGGATTCACATCGGAGATTTCGATCTTCCAGTTATTGCAGAAGCAGGCGATCATTCAGGGCATGGTTACAGGCTCACGAGCGTCGTTCGAAAGAATGAACGCATACCTCGCCGAAAGCAAGATACGTCCGGTGATTGACGCCATCTATTCGTTTGAAGACGCCCGCGCAGCCTACGACCACCTGTATCGCGGCGCGTTCGGAAAAATTGTGGTCCGTGTTGAGGGCGACTAGTTGCACGTTGTCGGGACGGTGTCTTGTTATCAGGTTTCCTCGATTGACCTAAGCACCAAGATCTTACCTGCGGGTATGAATTTGCAGAAGCATTGCAGCGGCTTTCACGTCGTCCGTCAACCGCTTCTGCGTCGGCAAGATCACGTTCAGGTTGTTTGCAGCAGTAGGTGGGGTTACGAAGGGGGCATCGTGGCAATTCGAGAGACCTATGGAATTGACGCACCGGGGGTTGTGCGTACGCTCGGGCTGGTGGGCATCATTTGCATCGGGTGTAGATTTGTCCCGACTAGGTTCGCTATGGCTCCCGTCGCACATAACCTCTGGATGACGGGGGTGAGTTCGCTCCTGGCCGCCGCATGGATGCTCGCATCAAGCTTATGGATCAAGAAGAAGGTAATGTGCTCTCTTTTGTCTCAACGCGATTGGCGTGGCGATGAAATAGTTCTCGATATCGGTTGCGGCCGTGGGCTTCTTGCGATCGAAGCGGCCCGCCGTGTTCCTCTAGGGAGAGTCTATGGAGTAGATATCTGGCAGGCAGATGACCTCAGCGGCAATAATCCGGAGGCAATTCGAGTGAATGCTGCTGCGGCAGGTGTCTCGGATCGGGTGTTTGTTGAAACAGAGGACGCAAGACACCTTCCTTATTCGGACCAGACCTTCGATGTTGTTGCCTCCATGACTG includes these proteins:
- a CDS encoding rhodanese-like domain-containing protein, translated to MPDARYTDGKEPMTTMNTPSIFKPKESSRIRDVAPAASDKALEHFRNRLTFETDCADVYAAQHSGTVDFVLLDVRNAQSFAKGHLPGAINIPTLNLTEARLSEFISDTVFVVYCAGPHCNGANKAALRLATLNRSVKEMIGGALGWVDEGFELVTE
- a CDS encoding GNAT family N-acetyltransferase, coding for MSGASIHIRPAVLNDGPEIISMLQRLARYEGAATPPPLTESSLQRYVFGDSPAAHVLVAEGTTALVGFVLFFETFSSWAGGPTLHIGDLWVEEHARSRGVGRQLLQQAAHAFPGRRTDVYVVRSNTARTFYESCGFYEQQEWALFRKPSAE
- a CDS encoding zinc-dependent alcohol dehydrogenase family protein, with amino-acid sequence MKAWVLEGIGLDNLKMTDVPVQDPRDHEVLIRVAAVSLNFRDKLLVEGLYNPNLQFPMIQVADTVGRVIQTGASVSRFKVGDRVITNYATRWIDGSPNVDEVVHTLGNTIPGGLAEYLTLNEAVLVLAPDYLTDEEASTLPVGALTAWNALVGKGGLQKGQTVLVQGTGGVSIFGLQFAVSMGATVFVTSSSDDKLERVKALGAHEGINYVRTPAWHTEALRVTEGRGLDHILEVAGGKSLGQSLEAIKPAGNIAVIGILDGFTSEISIFQLLQKQAIIQGMVTGSRASFERMNAYLAESKIRPVIDAIYSFEDARAAYDHLYRGAFGKIVVRVEGD
- a CDS encoding class I SAM-dependent methyltransferase, with the translated sequence MAIRETYGIDAPGVVRTLGLVGIICIGCRFVPTRFAMAPVAHNLWMTGVSSLLAAAWMLASSLWIKKKVMCSLLSQRDWRGDEIVLDIGCGRGLLAIEAARRVPLGRVYGVDIWQADDLSGNNPEAIRVNAAAAGVSDRVFVETEDARHLPYSDQTFDVVASMTAIHNIADAEGRRQAIAEAWRVVRPGGQILIFDIRHAKSYLQDLRTFGAIDTQHFGPIILWGPVGWRFSATKPVELSSQ
- a CDS encoding IS3 family transposase (programmed frameshift), coding for MSKSRHTEAQIITALKQVEAGRTAEDVAREQGVSKHTIYAWKAKYGGMEVSEAEEVKHLRDENSRLKKLVADLSLDKDMLQSVIKKKLPGLVERRAEVRRLLAEFKASERQVCELMAVPRSSGRYRSQRDDSPLQERLRELAREHPRFGYRRLHLYLHEEMGVNHKKVQRVYRELGLTVKRTRRKHLRRTLQPRPVLTVPNQEWALDFASDVTAAGQRIRVLGVLDSFTRQCLALEVATSFPSRRVTRVLERAIAAYGKPQSIRSDNGPELTSRHYLAWAIEWKIDLLHIQPGKPTQNGAMESFNGKLRDECLNTSWFWNLFDARRKITAWRTEYNSRRPHSSLGYRTPDEFARQWQAASLSEAKSMAVDQPYQGDPDGLRFAPALTRLLHSQEIST
- a CDS encoding GlxA family transcriptional regulator, producing the protein MHVVLYLPAAFYSAIASTLVETLQAVNQVRGEDVFTFEFVSKARLARSMSGITYPTKPRPTRQMDVLVLLTGVGTNATEAICALERQTEEAKSLVLLAQRQKAIIAATCGASYILANLGLLDGKKATISWWLKKEVRDRFPRVRWDAAQIILKDGRIYTTGAAFAGLELISKLLIDLGFAKEEGQVRKLMVLPPARTSQNPYEIAGLEESTSFEKQLRRVVKGNLSKVDIAFLANGLKTSPRTLSRRFIEELQTSPGKWIQEQRLNTAKTLLESTSLGVSEICIRVGYRDVASFGRLFTRTTGVTPGRYRREVHPRTLQR
- the ftrA gene encoding transcriptional regulator FtrA, with protein sequence MPLNKDTKVATVVYDGLCTFEFGVAVEAFGLPRPELDGWYDFSVMACEPGPIRAVGGIVVVPQYHTLKKLKAANMIVIPGWRNFSEKPPQALLNALRKASQRGVRIVSLCSGVFVLAAAGLLDGRSATTHWKYAEKLQRDYPMIHVKPHILYIEDRGVFTSAGSAAAIDLCLHISRRDHGTKIGNAVARRLVVQPHREGGQKQFIDSPMGDEDSPWFAELLVWVHKRIKRNIAVNEMAAKLNMSPRTFARKFESAVGESPGRWILSVRIRRAKDLLETTQLSLEEVAHRCGFSDAALMRHHFVRRVGTTPSTYRRDFNTKLKAPGLHKE